One window of the Cryptomeria japonica chromosome 7, Sugi_1.0, whole genome shotgun sequence genome contains the following:
- the LOC131063463 gene encoding pentatricopeptide repeat-containing protein At3g24000, mitochondrial, giving the protein MKGKRDDTHAIQTRIEFDIFVGNNLLSMYAKCEHIEDARRVFDEMPQRDVVSWNAMIAGYAKHGSMNAARKLFDEMPERDTLSWNTLIAGYAQSGDGEKALEVFCHMGETDINVGRDRATFASILKVCTSLEALEQGMQIHNAIVKLGFDYDFFIGSSLVDMYGKCAKVRDARQVFDKMPERNVVVWNAMIAGYVQNYCWQEAYSVLVEMLRKGLMFSQSTFASILKACASDAALEKGMQVHVHVIKTGFALDVIVGTAVVDMYAKCGRIENASKMFTMIPDHNSFSWNAIIVGHAQSGDGKGALKLFYKMLCAGFNLDQVTLSSVLNACTCITDFQEGRVLHSFIIKIGHEFNTCVGNALVDMYAKCGDMAKAHRVFDKMVAKDAVSWNAIIAAYGNNGYDEETLLVFHQMLGAGMELDEFTFGSVLKSCASLEMLDQGIQIHNYVIKCGLVSNVFVGSALLDMYCKCGKTKDAQRLFNRLPEQNIVSWNAMIVGYAKKDGEEALKLFFHMLQLSMKPDEFTFATVLDICATLAAVGFGKQIHNHIIKAELNVDIYVASALVDMYAKCGNMANALEVFENMPEKDAVLWNAMISGYAQHGNAKEALNIFEKMQHVDIQPNQATFVGVLSACSHSGLVDDGYIYFNSMTEVYELLPTQEHYACMIDLVGRAGFLDKAIQIIETMPFEADVVIWRTLLAVCRLHCNVDLGKHAARMLIDLEPDDAAAYVLLSNIYATAGQWDDVANVRKAMKQKGVKKDPGCSWIEIKNKVHTFVARDKSHPDIEEIYVKLEELTKQMKDAGYRPDTTVVLHDVDEELKEQYLWYHSEKLAIAFGLLRTPPGTPIQIFKNLRVCADCHTAMKLISKIVRREIVVRDGSRFHHFKGGICSCGNYW; this is encoded by the exons ATGAAG GGAAAGAGAGACGATACCCATGCGATACAAACTAGGATTGAATTTGATATCTTTGTGGGCAACAATCTTCTTAGCATGTACGCGAAATGTGAGCACATAGAGGATGCGCGCCGAGTGTTCGACGAAATGCCTCAACGAGATGTAGTttcatggaatgctatgattgctgGGTATGCGAAACATGGCAGCATGAACGCTGCACGTAAACTGTTTGATGAAATGCCTGAACGAGATACTCTGTCGTGGAACACGTTGATTGCGGGTTATGCCCAGAGTGGGGATGGGGAGAAGGCTCTGGAAGTCTTCTGTCATATGGGTGAAACAGATATAAATGTGGGTCGTGATCGAGCCACGTTTGCTAGCATTCTCAAGGTATGTACTAGTTTGGAGGCTTTGGAGCAGGGCATGCAGATCCACAATGCTATTGTCAAATTGGGATTCGATTATGATTTCTTCATAGGGAGTTCCCTTGTAGATATGTATGGAAAATGTGCAAAGGTAAGAGATGCTcgtcaagtgtttgacaaaatgcctgaacgaaatgtggttgtgtggaatgccatgattgcaggatatgtacAGAATTATTGCTGGCAGGAGGCTTATTCAGTCTTAGTCGAAATGCTGCGCAAGGGATTGATGTTTAGCCAGTCCACATTCGCCAGCATTCTTAAGGCGTGTGCTAGCGATGCAGCTTTGGAAAAGGGAATGCAGGTACATGTTCATGTCATTAAAACTGGATTTGCTTTAGATGTTATTGTGGGGACCGCTGTTgttgatatgtatgcaaaatgtgggagGATAGAAAATGCTAGCAAAATGTTTACCATGATTCCTGACCACAATTCCTTTTCATGGAATGCCATTATTGTAGGACATGCCCAAAGCGGGGATGGTAAGGGGGCACTGAAATTGTTCTACAAGATGCTGTGTGCAGGTTTTAATTTGGATCAAGTGACCCTTTCTAGTGTTCTCAATGCTTGCACATGCATAACAGATTTTCAGGAGGGTCGAGTATTGCATAGTTTTATCATCAAAATTGGACATGAATTCAATACTTGTGTAGGAAATGCTCTTGTTGACATGTATGCCAAATGTGGTGATATGGCGAAGGCACACCGAGTGTTCGACAAAATGGTTGCAAAAGATGCAGTCTCATGGAATGCAATAATTGCAGCATATGGAAATAATGGTTATGATGAAGAGACACTCTTAGTTTTTCACCAAATGCTGGGCGCAGGGATGGAGTTAGATGAATTTACTTTTGGTAGTGTTCTAAAGTCATGTGCCAGCCTTGAAATGCTGGATCAAGGAATACAGATACATAATTATGTTATCAAATGTGGACTAGTTTCCAATGTGTTTGTTGGGAGCGCTCTTCTTGACATGTATTGTAAATGTGGTAAAACAAAAGATGCACAGAGACTATTTAATAGGTTGCCAGAACAAAACATAGTTTCTTGGAACGCAATGATTGTGGGATATGCCAAGAAAGATGGTGAGGAGGCATTGAAGCTGTTCTTCCATATGCTACAACTAAGCATGAAGCCAGACGAATTCACCTTTGCTACAGTTCTTGATATCTGTGCTACCCTGGCAGCCGTTGGATTTGGCAAGCAGATTCACAACCACATTATCAAAGCTGAACTGAATGTAGATATATATGTAGCCAGTGCCCTTGTTGACATGTATGCCAAATGTGGAAATATGGCAAATGCTCTAGAAGTGTTTGAAAATATGCCTGAAAAAGATGCTGTCTTATGGAATGCAATGATTTCAGGATATGCACAGCATGGGAATGCAAAAGAGGCCCTCAACATTTTTGAAAAGATGCAACATGTGGATATACAGCCAAATCAAGCTACTTTTGTTGGTGTTCTGTCTGCTTGCAGCCATTCAGGCCTTGTTGATGACGGGTATATCTATTTCAATTCCATGACTGAAGTTTATGAGTTGTTGCCAACACAGGAGCATTATGCTTGCATGATTGACCTTGTTGGTCGTGCTGGATTCCTTGACAAGGCAATCCAAATTATTGAAACAATGCCATTTGAAGCTGATGTTGTCATTTGGCGGACTTTGCTTGCTGTATGTAGGCTTCATTGTAATGTAGATCTAGGAAAACATGCAGCAAGAATGCTTATAGATTTGGAACCAGATGATGCAGCAGCATATGTGCTTCTATCAAACATTTATGCTACAGCTGGTCAATGGGATGATGTAGCAAATGTCAGAAAAGCTATGAAACAGAAAGGGGTGAAAAAAGATCCAGGATGCAGCTGGATTGAGATCAAGAACAAAGTACATACATTTGTTGCAAGAGATAAGTCACATCCAGATATAGAGGAGATCTATGTCAAGTTGGAGGAGCTGACTAAGCAGATGAAGGATGCAGGATATAGGCCTGACACAACTGTGGTATTGCATGATGTGGATGAGGAGCTTAAAGAACAATATCTCTGGTATCATAGTGAGAAGCTAGCCATTGCTTTTGGGCTCCTTAGGACACCCCCAGGCACACCTATACAGATTTTCAAAAACCTTCGTGTGTGTGCAGACTGTCATACTGCCATGAAGCTCATATCCAAGATTGTTCGACGAGAAATTGTGGTGAGGGATGGTAGCCGTTTCCACCATTTTAAGGGAGGAATCTGTTCTTGCGGAAATTATTGGTGA